In the genome of Cercospora beticola chromosome 2, complete sequence, one region contains:
- a CDS encoding uncharacterized protein (CAZy:GH13), translating to MTENATLFQGFEWNVPADGKHYQRLLKALPSLKNAGIENVWLPPGCKASSKDGNGYDIYDLYDLGEFDQKGEVRTKWGTKDDLLELSGKAKELGVGLYWDAVLNHKAGADKQEKVQAKEVAEDDRNKEISDSYQISAWLGFEFPGRGDKYSKQKYHWHHFSGTDWNQANEKKAIYKLEGRNKDWSESVDDEDGNADYMMFADVDYDHPEVQEDVKNWGRWIVNELGLKGFRLDAVQHFSQRFTNEWVEHVRSSQPSEDGNREDEKSNGDIFMVGEFWSADTENMLQWLSKMDHEFSLFDSPLVYNFSRIGTTPDADLRTVFDNTLTRAAPCNSVTVVTNHDTQPGQTMATPMEGWFKSLAYAMILLQEKGYPCVFYGDVYGMKAGEGEDGVESEEPAAGGKIPDMVLCRKLFAYGEQADYMNEANCIGWYRKGDEQHKDGMAVVMSNQGPGSIKMEVGKDKAGHVWTDVLGWEEGEVVIDEEGFGEFRCSGVSVSVWVNKDAKGREKFPVQFDVDIYNLGETNGNAQGEGSDASVEST from the coding sequence ATGACCGAGAACGCCACCCTCTTCCAAGGCTTTGAGTGGAATGTTCCGGCAGACGGCAAGCACTATCAACGCCTTCTGAAAGCGCTCCCAAGCCTCAAGAATGCCGGCATTGAAAACGTATGGCTCCCACCGGGCTGCAAAGCCTCTTCCAAGGACGGGAACGGATACGACATCTACGACCTTTACGATCTAGGCGAGTTCGACCAAAAAGGTGAAGTTCGGACCAAATGGGGCACCAAGGATGACCTGCTCGAATTGAGTGGCAAGGCGAAAGAATTGGGTGTCGGACTCTACTGGGACGCAGTTCTGAATCACAAAGCTGGCGCAGACAAGCAAGAGAAGGTACAAGCCAAGGAAGTGGCAGAGGACGATCGCAACAAAGAGATCAGCGATTCGTATCAGATATCCGCATGGCTTGGCTTTGAATTTCCTGGTCGAGGAGATAAGtattcgaagcagaagtatCATTGGCATCATTTCTCCGGAACGGACTGGAACCAAGCGAACGAGAAGAAAGCCATCTATAAATTGGAAGGACGAAACAAGGACTGGAGTGAGAGCgtagacgatgaagatgggaATGCGGACTACATGATGTTTGCGGATGTCGATTACGATCACCCAGAAGTTCAAGAGGATGTTAAGAATTGGGGTCGCTGGATTGTCAATGAACTTGGGCTGAAAGGTTTCCGTCTCGATGCTGTGCAGCACTTCAGTCAGAGGTTTACGAATGAGTGGGTTGAACATGTGCGTTCTTCTCAGCCCAGCGAAGATGGCAAtcgcgaagacgagaagagcAACGGCGACATCTTCATGGTCGGCGAATTTTGGAGTGCAGATACCGAGAATATGCTTCAATGGCTCTCGAAGATGGATCACGAATTCTCCCTCTTCGATTCTCCATTGGTGTACAACTTCTCCCGCATTGGAACAACACCTGATGCAGATCTCCGGACCGTGTTCGATAACACTCTCACACGAGCGGCGCCTTGCAATTCCGTCACTGTCGTCACGAACCACGATACGCAGCCGGGACAGACGATGGCCACGCCAATGGAAGGCTGGTTCAAATCCCTTGCGTACGCGATGATCTTGTTGCAGGAGAAGGGCTACCCGTGCGTATTCTACGGAGACGTGTATGGCATGaaagctggagaaggtgaagatggCGTTGAGTCTGAAGAGCCTGCGGCGGGAGGCAAGATACCGGATATGGTACTTTGCAGGAAGTTGTTTGCGTATGGTGAGCAGGCGGATTACATGAATGAAGCAAATTGTATAGGGTGGTACAGGAAGGGCGATGAACAGCACAAGGATGGCATGGCGGTTGTCATGAGTAATCAAGGTCCTGGTTCAATCAAGATGGAGGTGGGCAAGGACAAAGCGGGCCACGTCTGGACAGATGTGCTTGGGTGGGAAGAGGGTGAAGTTGTGAttgacgaagaaggcttcgGGGAGTTTCGATGTTCTGGTGTGAGCGTCAGTGTCTGGGTTAACAAGGACGCGAAGGGGAGAGAGAAATTTCCTGTGCAATTTGATGTGGACATCTACAATCTGGGCGAGACGAATGGAAACGCTCAAGGAGAAGGGAGTGATGCGAGTGTTGAGAGCACTTGA